Proteins from a genomic interval of uncultured Methanocorpusculum sp.:
- a CDS encoding class I adenylate-forming enzyme family protein, giving the protein MLNITTFLDANSCRLEKPVFFCPERNTSYTSAEILSICSAIGRDLLSLGAVKGDRILLYMNSSPEYLVSYFAVWRIGCVAVPTNRVYTPSELAYMVENSGAKIFITDAEGVSAARNLPVKTYVPGDIESLRGEPRLLPEHTEYDDLCQLQYTSGTTGKPKGAMLTHGNWLAAIHNICDVLTFKRDDVYLGIYPMGHVGLSWGIATMRAGALFVMMERYEYQKYLDLCKEHKVTVLAGMPPVIHSLTEAPAGTEESLATVREIISGGGPLHHDIWKKFYYRYNIPVINAYGLSETVVIGTGTVIRPEDYASADRFQSMGHPVCFSEVKIVDELDSSIEMPIDMPGEIALRGPAVAKGYWNMPKETAASFLEDGWFLTGDVGYLDKDLRLFLTDRKKDMIVMSGWKIYPTEVEEALIGHEGVDEIAVFGIPDKHRGEMPVAAVVWRKGWDSSDKEGSLRTFAKERLAGYKVPRRIITVDALPRVNGWKLLRRELREQYS; this is encoded by the coding sequence ATGTTGAATATAACAACCTTCCTTGATGCAAACTCCTGCCGTCTGGAAAAACCGGTCTTTTTCTGTCCGGAAAGAAACACGTCATACACCTCTGCCGAAATACTTTCGATATGTTCTGCGATCGGCCGCGATCTCCTCTCGCTTGGTGCCGTGAAAGGCGACCGTATCCTCCTTTATATGAACAGCAGCCCCGAATACCTCGTTTCCTACTTTGCCGTCTGGAGGATCGGCTGTGTGGCTGTTCCAACGAACCGCGTTTATACACCAAGCGAACTTGCCTATATGGTTGAAAACTCCGGGGCGAAGATCTTCATCACCGACGCCGAAGGCGTGTCCGCCGCCAGGAATCTTCCGGTCAAGACGTATGTGCCGGGAGACATCGAATCTCTGCGCGGGGAGCCCCGTCTTCTGCCGGAACATACGGAATACGATGATCTCTGCCAGCTCCAGTATACGTCAGGAACCACGGGCAAACCCAAAGGAGCGATGCTCACCCACGGAAACTGGCTTGCGGCCATCCACAACATCTGCGATGTGCTGACCTTCAAACGGGACGACGTCTATCTCGGCATCTACCCGATGGGTCATGTGGGTCTCTCCTGGGGGATCGCCACGATGCGGGCGGGAGCTCTCTTTGTTATGATGGAGAGGTACGAGTATCAAAAATACCTCGACCTCTGCAAAGAGCACAAAGTCACCGTTCTCGCCGGCATGCCGCCGGTGATCCACTCGCTCACCGAAGCCCCTGCGGGAACCGAAGAGAGCCTGGCAACCGTCAGAGAGATCATCTCCGGCGGCGGCCCTCTCCACCACGATATCTGGAAAAAATTCTATTACCGGTACAACATCCCGGTCATCAACGCCTACGGTCTTTCAGAGACTGTCGTCATCGGTACGGGAACGGTGATCCGTCCCGAGGATTATGCATCTGCCGACCGGTTCCAGAGCATGGGTCATCCGGTCTGTTTCTCGGAAGTCAAGATCGTTGACGAGCTCGACTCCTCGATTGAGATGCCAATCGACATGCCTGGAGAGATCGCTCTTCGCGGTCCGGCAGTGGCCAAAGGCTACTGGAATATGCCCAAAGAGACTGCCGCCTCGTTCCTCGAAGACGGCTGGTTCCTCACCGGAGATGTCGGTTATCTCGACAAAGATCTCCGGCTTTTCCTCACCGACCGGAAAAAGGACATGATCGTCATGTCCGGCTGGAAGATCTACCCGACCGAGGTCGAAGAGGCCCTCATCGGTCACGAAGGCGTCGACGAGATCGCGGTCTTCGGGATCCCGGACAAACATCGTGGCGAGATGCCGGTCGCCGCTGTCGTGTGGCGGAAGGGCTGGGACAGCTCTGATAAAGAAGGCTCTCTTCGCACATTTGCGAAAGAGCGTCTTGCGGGATATAAAGTCCCCCGCAGGATCATCACGGTGGACGCCCTTCCCCGCGTCAACGGCTGGAAGCTCCTGAGACGGGAACTTCGCGAACAATACTCATAA
- a CDS encoding ATP-dependent DNA helicase RecQ, protein MTKGIQQTLEKYFHHQTFRPNQQEIIEKIVSGKDVLAVMATGGGKSLCYQLPAMMLEGMTIVISPLIALMKDQVDSLSNQGVTVETLNSLQTYDERRRVEQDMRDGKVRILYVSPERAVTPAFAATLAGCKVALFAVDEAHCISMWGHQFRPDYREIKHLRDKFPNVPVAAFTATATLRVREDIVNELKLKDPAEFIGSFDRRNLRYSVFAEPNAQVRMQKIISYVTAHKDDPGIIYCFSRASTEELAERLRKVHIMANPYHAGLPTPERSRVQEGFLNNSIRVICATVAFGMGIDKPDVRYVIHAHMPKDIESYYQETGRAGRAGRDGKTGECLLFYSGGDRRKIENMLEREFTDKKKSEIAREKLDQMYAYCTAKSCRRQLLLSYFDEEIQPCGNCDTCGDKKIKQSKPAGSLTKMIILGVQDVDGILTTPEFISFLLGLERAKTVKLQLNTHPLFGAAKGREREEIEKEVSSLLKSGRLRLEGKTVRKLCSGS, encoded by the coding sequence ATGACGAAAGGGATACAGCAGACACTGGAAAAATACTTCCACCACCAGACGTTCCGTCCCAACCAGCAGGAGATCATCGAAAAGATCGTCAGCGGGAAGGATGTACTCGCAGTGATGGCAACCGGCGGAGGAAAATCCCTCTGTTATCAGCTCCCGGCCATGATGCTCGAGGGGATGACGATCGTTATCTCTCCTTTGATCGCTTTGATGAAGGATCAGGTCGACTCTCTTTCGAACCAGGGGGTGACGGTCGAGACCTTAAACAGTCTGCAGACCTACGACGAACGGCGAAGGGTCGAGCAGGATATGCGTGACGGAAAAGTCAGGATCCTCTACGTTTCGCCCGAGAGGGCCGTAACTCCGGCATTTGCCGCAACGCTTGCAGGTTGCAAAGTCGCGCTTTTTGCCGTGGACGAGGCGCACTGCATATCGATGTGGGGTCATCAGTTCAGGCCCGATTACCGGGAGATCAAACATCTGCGGGACAAGTTCCCAAACGTTCCGGTCGCCGCTTTTACGGCAACGGCCACCCTTCGGGTACGCGAAGATATCGTAAACGAACTGAAACTGAAAGATCCTGCTGAATTTATCGGAAGTTTCGACCGGAGAAATCTCCGGTACTCGGTATTTGCCGAACCGAATGCCCAGGTACGGATGCAGAAAATTATCAGTTACGTTACCGCCCACAAAGATGACCCGGGAATTATTTACTGTTTCTCGCGGGCGAGTACCGAAGAGCTGGCGGAGCGTCTCCGAAAGGTGCATATCATGGCAAATCCGTATCATGCCGGTCTGCCGACCCCGGAAAGGAGCAGAGTTCAGGAGGGATTTCTCAATAACTCGATCAGGGTGATCTGTGCAACGGTGGCGTTCGGGATGGGGATCGACAAACCCGATGTCAGATATGTGATCCACGCCCACATGCCAAAAGACATCGAGTCCTACTATCAGGAGACAGGCAGGGCCGGCAGGGCCGGCAGAGACGGGAAAACCGGAGAGTGTCTGCTGTTCTATTCGGGCGGCGACCGGCGCAAGATCGAAAATATGCTCGAACGGGAGTTCACCGATAAGAAAAAGTCCGAGATCGCCCGGGAAAAACTGGATCAGATGTATGCCTACTGCACTGCCAAATCGTGCCGAAGACAGCTGCTCCTTTCCTACTTCGACGAAGAAATACAGCCCTGCGGGAACTGCGATACCTGCGGGGACAAAAAAATAAAACAGAGCAAGCCGGCGGGCAGTCTCACGAAGATGATCATTTTAGGGGTTCAGGATGTGGACGGCATCCTGACGACGCCTGAATTCATCTCGTTCCTTCTCGGTCTCGAACGGGCAAAGACGGTAAAACTTCAGCTGAACACGCATCCGTTGTTCGGTGCGGCGAAAGGAAGGGAGAGAGAAGAGATCGAAAAGGAAGTCAGCAGTCTTCTCAAATCCGGCAGGCTCCGTCTTGAAGGGAAAACCGTTCGAAAACTCTGTTCAGGATCTTGA
- the npdG gene encoding NADPH-dependent F420 reductase has protein sequence MKKTVGIIGGTGNIGEGLARRICLGEKFDVIIGSRESEKACVAADGVVCALNERKCTATTCSGTTNADVCCADVIIISLPFERVQSTIESIGKSVFENKIVISLINPMIRNPKEKYFLPDAPAEGSAALAIQKMLPASTKLIAAFNNVAANKWMELDEVLDYSVAVCGDDAEAKKTVMELVGSVSKLKPLDAGPLAMTKVVEGITPLVITIAMRNGLKDVGVYFK, from the coding sequence ATGAAAAAAACAGTAGGAATTATTGGAGGGACTGGAAACATCGGGGAAGGTCTTGCAAGACGGATCTGTCTTGGCGAGAAATTCGATGTGATCATTGGTTCACGTGAGTCGGAAAAGGCCTGCGTCGCAGCAGATGGTGTTGTATGTGCTCTGAACGAGCGAAAATGTACGGCAACGACCTGTTCAGGCACGACGAATGCGGATGTGTGCTGCGCAGATGTTATCATTATCTCGTTACCTTTCGAGAGAGTTCAGAGTACGATCGAATCCATCGGCAAATCCGTCTTTGAAAACAAGATCGTTATCTCTCTTATCAATCCGATGATCAGGAACCCGAAAGAGAAATACTTCCTTCCGGATGCACCGGCAGAAGGTTCCGCAGCACTCGCTATCCAGAAGATGCTTCCGGCATCAACCAAACTCATCGCAGCATTCAACAATGTTGCAGCCAACAAATGGATGGAACTCGACGAAGTTCTGGATTACAGCGTCGCTGTCTGTGGTGACGATGCTGAAGCAAAAAAGACCGTTATGGAACTTGTCGGCAGTGTTTCCAAACTGAAGCCGCTTGATGCCGGACCTCTTGCGATGACGAAAGTCGTTGAAGGGATCACTCCGCTCGTCATCACGATCGCCATGAGAAATGGTCTCAAGGATGTAGGTGTATACTTCAAATAA
- the frhG gene encoding coenzyme F420 hydrogenase subunit gamma — MADKITVGHVHMSGCTGCLVSLADNYEGLLTILDKYADLVYCLTLADVRHIPKMDVALVEGSVCINDECSMEEILETRENAAIVVALGGCACYGNTTRFCRGGQQNQPQHEGFLPIGDLIKVDVYIPACAPTPQQIRNVCLMAYLLLKGNDEQKALATAYLTPLMNLTAAGTEACGCDLMTEVINQGLCCGCGSCAAACPVRAVTIQYGRPQIERDLCIKCGACYAQCPRSFFSFDVCGQYEAITNLIGEVMKP, encoded by the coding sequence GTGGCTGACAAGATTACTGTAGGACATGTACACATGAGCGGTTGTACCGGATGTCTCGTGTCCCTTGCAGATAACTACGAAGGATTACTTACAATCCTCGACAAATACGCTGACCTCGTCTACTGTCTGACTCTCGCCGATGTGCGCCACATCCCAAAAATGGATGTCGCATTAGTCGAGGGTTCCGTCTGTATCAACGACGAGTGCTCAATGGAAGAGATTTTAGAAACCCGTGAGAACGCAGCAATTGTTGTAGCTCTCGGAGGCTGTGCCTGCTACGGAAACACCACCCGTTTCTGCCGCGGCGGACAGCAGAACCAACCCCAGCATGAGGGTTTCCTGCCAATCGGCGACCTGATCAAGGTCGATGTGTACATCCCCGCATGTGCACCGACACCACAGCAGATCAGAAACGTCTGTCTTATGGCATACCTGTTACTCAAAGGAAACGACGAGCAGAAGGCACTTGCAACCGCATACCTTACCCCTCTCATGAACCTTACAGCAGCAGGAACCGAAGCATGCGGCTGCGACCTGATGACCGAAGTCATCAACCAGGGTCTCTGCTGCGGATGCGGCAGCTGCGCAGCAGCCTGCCCTGTCCGTGCAGTCACGATCCAGTACGGCAGACCGCAGATTGAGCGCGACCTCTGTATCAAATGTGGAGCATGCTACGCACAGTGCCCGAGAAGCTTCTTCAGCTTCGACGTCTGTGGACAGTATGAAGCAATCACTAACCTCATTGGAGAGGTTATGAAACCCTGA
- the larC gene encoding nickel insertion protein, with amino-acid sequence MRTLSIDPRIGGISGAALTAVLSDLGDVEDVKKTVADVLSRCAGQDPDFVMDELGLSSVAQEKAHAIFSDLESVSAKYDGRKSALDQALKEVLCPIALLDGMDLLSCPIYSVPPVLGNCLPETLEICARHKMPVAESPAAFELTTPSGAALLANLAVFRQSIPSMTPVKTGYAKESGLLVVEGEISDLTEERIIILETNIDDVSGEIIGYAVEQLLAAGAVDVFVTQGFGKKHRPVFVLSVITSLEKYQDLVEILMEETRTLGVRIKEEPRIVADRVRKPYQFMISGEEFSVRVKVSKHCGRIISAKPEFEDMKKAAKKLHLPLKDVMAEVQRQIPKMMDT; translated from the coding sequence ATGAGAACATTATCCATTGATCCGCGAATCGGAGGGATCAGCGGAGCTGCCTTAACAGCGGTTCTTTCTGATCTTGGCGATGTCGAAGATGTGAAAAAAACCGTTGCTGATGTTTTGTCGCGATGTGCGGGACAGGACCCTGATTTCGTAATGGACGAACTGGGTTTGTCGAGTGTAGCGCAGGAGAAGGCACATGCCATTTTTTCCGATTTGGAATCCGTATCTGCAAAGTATGATGGGAGAAAATCTGCCCTCGATCAGGCACTCAAGGAAGTTTTGTGTCCGATCGCATTACTGGATGGGATGGACCTTCTTTCCTGTCCGATCTATTCCGTACCGCCAGTTCTTGGCAACTGCTTGCCTGAAACTCTGGAGATCTGTGCCCGTCACAAAATGCCTGTAGCGGAAAGTCCCGCCGCTTTTGAACTTACAACACCTTCTGGTGCAGCGCTTCTGGCAAATCTTGCGGTCTTTCGGCAGTCTATTCCTTCTATGACTCCCGTGAAAACCGGATATGCAAAGGAGTCCGGGCTTTTGGTCGTCGAGGGAGAGATCTCCGATCTGACGGAGGAGAGGATCATCATTCTTGAGACGAACATAGACGATGTCTCCGGAGAGATCATCGGGTATGCCGTTGAGCAGCTTTTAGCCGCCGGGGCCGTCGATGTGTTCGTCACCCAGGGATTTGGCAAAAAACACCGGCCGGTATTTGTTTTATCCGTGATCACGAGTCTCGAAAAGTACCAGGATCTCGTAGAGATTTTGATGGAAGAGACGAGAACTCTTGGCGTGCGGATCAAGGAAGAGCCGAGGATCGTGGCGGACCGTGTAAGAAAGCCGTATCAGTTTATGATTTCCGGCGAGGAGTTTTCCGTGCGGGTGAAAGTATCAAAACACTGCGGACGCATCATTTCAGCAAAGCCCGAGTTCGAAGATATGAAAAAAGCTGCAAAAAAATTGCATCTGCCCTTGAAAGATGTGATGGCAGAAGTGCAGAGACAGATCCCGAAGATGATGGATACCTGA
- the mptA gene encoding GTP cyclohydrolase MptA produces the protein MSLPDVQSTAPDVRISLTRVGVKNVRKLVEVGRPGKTRPAIFISEFDVFVDLPSSLKGANLSRNFEVIDEVLQQATSGDVKGIEEVCGIVSRKLLDHHEYADRTEVFMRSFYMMNRETPVSKTSCQEVINVYAHAIAQRTNGKPIVRKSVGAEVTGITACPCAQNIMKDHAMHVMEQLEIPEEKIAAFFNEIPMASHNQRGRGFLCVETDGDIIVPLEKIVTVLKESMSAKIYELLKRGDESYVVMAAHKNARFVEDCVREMARRVVSTFGDLPGDTHITIRQTNEESIHQHDAYAERKATLAELREELSI, from the coding sequence ATGTCATTACCAGATGTGCAGTCCACCGCCCCGGATGTGAGAATCAGCCTGACGCGTGTTGGTGTGAAAAATGTCAGAAAACTTGTCGAGGTCGGCAGACCCGGGAAGACCCGGCCGGCGATCTTTATATCAGAGTTTGATGTATTCGTTGATCTTCCAAGCAGTCTGAAAGGAGCGAATCTTTCCAGAAACTTTGAAGTGATCGACGAGGTGCTCCAGCAGGCAACGAGCGGTGATGTCAAAGGTATTGAGGAAGTGTGCGGGATCGTTTCACGAAAACTTCTCGACCATCACGAATATGCCGACCGCACGGAAGTTTTTATGAGAAGTTTCTACATGATGAACCGAGAGACCCCCGTCTCGAAGACGTCATGCCAGGAAGTTATCAACGTCTATGCACACGCGATCGCCCAGAGGACGAACGGCAAACCGATCGTCAGGAAAAGTGTCGGCGCCGAAGTTACCGGTATCACCGCATGTCCGTGCGCTCAAAACATCATGAAGGATCACGCGATGCATGTGATGGAACAACTCGAGATCCCCGAAGAAAAGATCGCGGCATTCTTCAACGAGATCCCGATGGCAAGCCACAACCAGCGCGGACGCGGCTTCCTCTGTGTTGAGACGGACGGCGATATCATCGTCCCGCTCGAAAAGATCGTAACGGTTCTCAAAGAGTCGATGAGCGCAAAGATCTACGAACTCCTCAAACGCGGCGATGAGAGCTATGTCGTGATGGCGGCCCACAAGAATGCCAGATTCGTCGAAGACTGCGTTCGCGAGATGGCACGCAGAGTGGTTTCCACGTTCGGTGACCTCCCGGGGGACACCCACATCACGATCCGGCAGACCAACGAGGAAAGCATCCACCAGCATGACGCCTATGCGGAGAGAAAGGCAACCCTTGCCGAACTTCGCGAAGAGCTCAGCATATAA
- the frhB gene encoding coenzyme F420 hydrogenase subunit beta translates to MEYLGQYKAVYKAKAGCEDILAKSQDGGIVTAMFAYALETGIIDGAIVAGPGAEPYKPEPMIATTVEELFASRGTKYSVSPNLALIKEATRSYGLDKIGIVGTPCQIQAVRKAQLYPIGLRDVPDKIALALGIFCMENFPYQGLFQMVEDHCATKIDNVTKMDIGKGKFSVYTERGVNSQIPLKVTHKYEQPGCHVCLDYVANMADISTGSVGTPDGWSTVFVRSAAGEAAFNKAVEAGWIIAESMDGVKPGLELVEKLATEKITKNQKYLEHRLHKEHPALKPLRNPYI, encoded by the coding sequence ATGGAATATCTTGGACAATACAAGGCAGTCTACAAAGCCAAAGCCGGCTGTGAAGACATTCTCGCAAAGTCCCAGGACGGAGGAATCGTCACAGCAATGTTTGCCTACGCACTTGAGACAGGCATTATTGACGGAGCAATCGTCGCAGGACCAGGAGCAGAGCCGTACAAGCCTGAACCGATGATCGCCACAACGGTCGAAGAGCTCTTCGCAAGCCGTGGAACCAAATACTCAGTCTCACCGAACCTTGCACTGATCAAAGAGGCAACCCGCAGCTATGGTCTTGATAAGATCGGTATCGTCGGAACCCCATGCCAGATCCAGGCAGTGCGCAAAGCACAGCTCTACCCGATCGGTCTGCGTGACGTCCCCGACAAGATCGCCCTTGCACTCGGTATCTTCTGTATGGAAAACTTCCCCTACCAGGGACTCTTCCAGATGGTCGAAGACCACTGTGCAACCAAGATCGACAATGTCACCAAGATGGACATCGGAAAGGGCAAATTCTCCGTCTACACCGAGCGTGGTGTAAACTCACAGATCCCCTTAAAGGTTACTCACAAGTATGAGCAGCCCGGATGCCACGTCTGTCTCGACTACGTCGCAAACATGGCAGATATCTCAACCGGTTCTGTAGGAACTCCGGACGGATGGTCAACCGTCTTTGTCCGCTCCGCAGCCGGTGAGGCAGCCTTCAACAAGGCAGTCGAAGCAGGCTGGATCATTGCCGAGTCAATGGACGGCGTCAAGCCGGGTCTTGAACTCGTCGAGAAGCTTGCAACCGAGAAGATCACCAAGAACCAGAAGTACCTTGAGCACAGGCTGCATAAGGAGCACCCGGCTCTCAAACCACTGCGCAACCCGTACATCTAA
- the frhA gene encoding coenzyme F420 hydrogenase subunit alpha, translated as MSKVVEISPTTRHEGHSKLVLKVNDEGIIERGDWLSITPVRGVEKLAIGKTYEQVPKIASRVCGICPIAHTLAATEAMEASMGVEIPDDAYLLRMILQCGNRLHSHALHDILALPDLYLPGTDIKVNPFSPEEPVRSVAKRIQTLRMIGQTVGEIVGGEAVHPSNPRVGGMYKNITPRAKAKIYDLAKQGLQLAREQMEFMIALEENYMKRDWAEMCGREVAIPKELGYHNQGYMAAAPMYGSSSLDENPEWDPARWLEVRPWDWYMGEEEITLEDPTYPVGGTTKAGTKAWPQMQACTGVPLYDGQPVEVGPRARLVKYQNYNRKGAMGLNIARAMEYMDCMYKMIEAVDAIDTSAPVCADVIPQGDGEIGWAANEAPRGCDVHLAKVRNGKVEWFSMLVPTTWNFPVCSRALTGAPWELAEVIVRAYDPCVSCATHMIVLDENNKLVAQKLLE; from the coding sequence TTGTCGAAAGTAGTAGAAATTTCCCCGACCACCAGACATGAAGGTCACTCCAAGCTCGTTTTAAAGGTAAACGATGAAGGCATCATCGAGCGCGGAGACTGGCTTTCTATCACACCGGTTCGTGGAGTAGAGAAACTTGCCATTGGTAAAACCTATGAGCAGGTCCCAAAGATCGCTTCCCGTGTGTGCGGTATCTGTCCGATTGCCCACACGCTTGCCGCAACTGAGGCAATGGAAGCATCGATGGGTGTTGAGATCCCAGACGACGCATACCTCCTGCGTATGATTTTACAGTGCGGTAACAGACTGCACTCTCATGCACTGCACGACATTCTTGCACTGCCTGACTTATATCTGCCAGGAACCGACATCAAGGTCAACCCCTTCAGCCCAGAAGAGCCGGTCAGATCTGTCGCAAAGCGTATCCAGACCCTTCGTATGATCGGTCAGACCGTCGGCGAGATCGTCGGTGGCGAAGCAGTACACCCGTCCAACCCCCGTGTTGGAGGTATGTACAAAAACATCACTCCCCGTGCAAAAGCTAAGATCTACGATCTTGCAAAGCAGGGACTCCAGCTTGCACGTGAACAGATGGAGTTCATGATTGCTCTGGAAGAGAACTACATGAAACGTGACTGGGCAGAAATGTGCGGCCGCGAAGTTGCCATTCCAAAAGAACTTGGTTACCACAACCAGGGCTACATGGCAGCAGCTCCGATGTACGGCAGCTCTTCCCTTGACGAGAACCCCGAGTGGGATCCTGCACGCTGGCTTGAAGTCAGACCATGGGACTGGTATATGGGCGAAGAAGAGATCACTCTCGAAGACCCTACCTACCCGGTCGGCGGAACCACCAAAGCAGGCACGAAAGCTTGGCCGCAGATGCAGGCATGCACCGGCGTACCTCTGTACGACGGACAGCCTGTTGAGGTTGGTCCCCGTGCACGTCTTGTAAAATACCAGAACTACAACCGCAAAGGTGCAATGGGATTAAACATTGCCCGTGCGATGGAGTATATGGACTGTATGTACAAGATGATTGAGGCAGTTGATGCAATTGACACCAGCGCCCCAGTTTGTGCAGATGTTATCCCTCAGGGTGACGGCGAAATCGGATGGGCAGCAAACGAAGCACCGCGTGGCTGTGATGTGCACCTTGCAAAGGTACGCAACGGCAAAGTCGAATGGTTCTCCATGCTTGTCCCGACCACCTGGAACTTCCCGGTCTGCAGCCGTGCACTTACCGGCGCACCCTGGGAACTTGCAGAAGTTATCGTCCGTGCATACGACCCCTGTGTTTCCTGCGCAACCCACATGATTGTGCTGGATGAAAACAACAAGCTCGTTGCACAGAAGCTCCTTGAGTAA
- a CDS encoding ATP-grasp domain-containing protein, producing MIILEKPYVSDLLLEYLAAKKVPVLQNEYAVSNSRGNALHLIDTKEAVERYHDGERIYTVSENALDWIYANLPGSELVRKIGILKDKALFRKTVSNLYPNLFFKEVTLEELRNGDHTHIPYPVIMKPSVGFFSVGVYALFNEDDLKNAVLDIEKNIIKWAADFPETVIGSTFLLEQYIRGSEYAIDAYYDTEGKPVILNIFTHRFASESDVRDRIYYTSAEIIGQYLEPFTRFLERINTQLHITDFPMHIEVRVTEDDVIPIEFNPLRFAGSCSTDISYYAYGINTVDYYLNQIKPDFAEILAKKSGKIYSMILVDKGGKEIDSGRFDYKKLYNAFEHVLDVRKVEAPEMGLFAFLFTETSVGNEQELDRALVADFSEYLLE from the coding sequence ATGATAATTTTGGAAAAACCATATGTTTCCGACTTGCTGCTGGAATATCTCGCAGCAAAGAAAGTTCCCGTACTACAAAACGAATACGCAGTCTCCAACAGCAGAGGAAATGCCCTGCATTTAATAGATACCAAAGAGGCTGTAGAGAGATATCATGACGGCGAACGGATCTACACCGTATCGGAAAACGCTCTCGACTGGATTTATGCAAACCTGCCGGGAAGTGAACTTGTCCGTAAGATCGGCATCCTCAAAGACAAGGCACTGTTTCGTAAAACCGTATCCAATCTCTACCCAAATTTATTTTTCAAAGAGGTCACGCTGGAGGAACTGCGAAACGGCGATCATACACACATTCCGTACCCGGTCATTATGAAACCTTCCGTCGGATTTTTCAGCGTCGGCGTCTATGCGCTGTTCAATGAAGATGATCTGAAAAATGCGGTCCTCGACATCGAGAAAAATATCATTAAATGGGCGGCGGATTTCCCGGAAACCGTGATCGGATCGACCTTCCTTCTCGAGCAGTACATCAGGGGCTCGGAGTATGCGATCGACGCGTATTACGACACAGAAGGAAAACCGGTCATACTCAATATCTTCACCCACAGGTTTGCCTCGGAGTCCGATGTGAGAGACCGGATCTACTATACGTCAGCAGAAATCATCGGGCAGTATCTTGAGCCTTTTACCCGCTTCCTCGAACGGATCAATACTCAGCTGCATATAACCGATTTTCCGATGCATATCGAAGTCAGGGTAACAGAAGACGACGTTATCCCGATCGAATTCAATCCGCTGAGATTCGCCGGCTCCTGTTCAACCGATATCTCGTATTATGCGTACGGCATAAACACGGTCGACTACTATCTGAATCAGATTAAACCGGATTTTGCGGAGATTCTCGCCAAAAAATCCGGCAAGATTTACAGCATGATTCTGGTCGACAAGGGTGGAAAAGAAATAGACAGCGGCAGATTCGACTACAAAAAACTCTACAATGCGTTCGAACATGTCCTGGACGTCCGGAAAGTAGAGGCGCCGGAAATGGGATTGTTTGCTTTTCTGTTTACGGAGACAAGCGTCGGGAACGAACAGGAACTTGACAGGGCTCTGGTAGCCGACTTTTCGGAGTATCTGCTCGAATAA
- the frhD gene encoding coenzyme F420-reducing hydrogenase, FrhD protein, whose translation MDGLFPEIIIAGVGNELFGDDGFGPVVIRALADYELPDNVKAMDVGLGGPHLIFSILDPEVTKKLIIVDAMDFGGKPGDVTKIPADLLPEGRGERYMDAHSGNLLDPIGRLKGKMDIVIIGCQPGYIPAPDSEDFALELTPEVQGAVPKTVTVILQDLES comes from the coding sequence ATGGATGGACTGTTTCCAGAAATAATAATCGCCGGTGTCGGTAACGAACTCTTTGGCGACGACGGATTTGGTCCCGTTGTGATCAGAGCTTTAGCTGACTACGAACTTCCCGACAATGTAAAAGCAATGGATGTAGGCCTTGGCGGCCCTCACCTCATCTTTTCGATACTGGATCCAGAAGTCACGAAAAAACTGATCATTGTGGATGCAATGGACTTCGGGGGAAAACCCGGAGACGTCACGAAAATCCCCGCCGATCTTCTTCCTGAAGGCAGAGGAGAACGTTACATGGATGCCCATTCCGGAAATCTGCTCGATCCGATCGGCAGACTGAAAGGAAAAATGGATATTGTTATTATCGGGTGCCAGCCCGGGTATATTCCTGCTCCGGATTCAGAGGACTTTGCCCTCGAATTAACTCCGGAAGTCCAAGGAGCTGTTCCCAAAACTGTAACTGTCATCTTACAGGATTTAGAGAGCTGA